In Actinoplanes lobatus, the DNA window TGCTCAGCGGGCACACGGGCTGGAACATCAGGCCTCCTGAGGTACCGCGCGCACCTGGCGCCGCCATCGGGTGAACGACTTCGGCCGGTTCATGCCGAGCACCGCGACCGGGTGCCCGTCGCGCTCGTAGACGGCCAGGAAGTCGCGCTGCTCCGGGTCGCCCTCGACGATCCGGACCGCGTCGCCCGGCTCCCGTCGCCCGGCGAACTGGATGCGCACGCCGTACTGGTCGGACCAGAACCAGGGCTGCCGGGCCGGTGGCGGTGTGCCGCCGAGCAGGGTGGCCACCGCGGTCGCCGGATGGTCCATGGCGTGCGACCAGTGCTCGTTGCGGACGCCCGCGGCCACCGCGCAGTCGCCGGTCGCCACCACGGTGGGCAGGCTCGTCGCGCCGTACGCGTCGGTCACCACCCCGCCCGCGACGGCCAGCCCGGATCCGTCCAGCCACTCCACATCGGGCACCGCGCCGATCCCGGCCACCACGACGTCCGCCGGCAGCCGGGTGCCGTCGGCCAGTTCGACCGCCTCGACCCGATCCGAACCGGTCAGCCCGCGTACCGGGACGCCGGTCCGCAGCCGTACCCCGTGGTCGCCGTGCAGGCCCGCGCAGACCGCGCCCATCTCCGGCCCGAGCGGCCCGGCCAGCGGGGTGTCCAGGGCCTCGACGACGGTGACATCGCAGCCGAGCGACCGGGCGCTGGAGGCGACCTCGGCGCCGATGAAGCCCGCGCCGATGATCACCACGGTCGGGCGCCGCCGGAGGTCCTCGCGTAGGGCGATGGCGTCGTCCAGCGTGCGCAGGGTCCGGGCACGGCCGAGCTTCCGGGCCCGTGCCCCGGTCGCGATGACCACGCCGTCCGCCCGGATCTCCGTGCCGTCGCCGAGATGGACGCTGCGCCCGCGCGGATCCAGCCGGGTCGCCGTGACGCCCAGCCGCCAGTCGATCCCGAGGTCCTCGCCGTCGAGGGCGAGGTCGGTCTCGGTGCAGGCGCCGGTCAGGAAGTCCTTGGACAGCGGCGGGCGGTCATAGGGGTGGCGGCGCTCGGCTCCGATGAGGATGATCTCGCCGGAGAAGGACTGTCGGCGCAGCGCGCGGGCGGCGGCGAGGCCGGACAGGGAGGCCCCGACGATCGCGACTTTCTCCACGCCGGTAATCGCCCCCTGTTGTGGAACACGAAACAGTCAGTGAGATCCGCAACAGCCTGTCGGGGGATTGATCGATAGTCAAGAGTGCGACAGATACCGGTCGAATCTCGCAACGTGCCCGAAATTCCTGCCCTAGTGTTGCGCCATGAGCAACCCCGAGCCGGGTCCCGCCCTCGTGCAGTCCGTGGACCGCGCCCTGAGCATCCTGGAGATCCTGGCGAGGCGGCGCAGCGCCGGGGTCACCGAGATCGGCCGGGAGCTCGGTGTGCACAAGTCCACCGCGTTCCGCCTGCTCGCGGTCCTGGAGAGCCGGGGCTTCGTGGAGCAGACCCAGGAGCGTGGCACCTACCGGCTCGGCCTCGGCGTGGTGCGTCTGGCCGGGGCGGTGGCCGCCCAGCTCGACCTGAGCCGGCAGGGCCACGAGGTGTGCGACCGGCTCGCCGCCGATCTGGGGGAGACCGTCAACATCGCCATCCTGGACGGCAGCCGCGTCGTCAACATCACCCAGAGCCGTGGCGCCGCCTCGGTGACCAGCTACAACTGGGTCGGCCGGCAGACGCCGCCGCACGCGACGTCCAGCGGCAAGGTGCTGCTGGCGTTCGCGCCCGGGACGGTCCGGGCCGCCGTCCTCGCCGAGCCGCTCGAACGGTTCACCCCCGCCACCGTCACCGGCGCGACCAGGCTGACCGCCGAACTCGACGCGGTCCGGTCGGCCGGATGGGGATCCACGAGCGAGGAGTACGAGGTGGGCCTCAACGCCGTGGCCGCGCCGATCCGGGGCGCCGACGGCTCGGTGGTCGCCGCCCTCAGCGTCTCCGGCCCGGCGTACCGGCTGGACCGGGCGGCGTTCCCGGAGGTCGCCAAGCGGGTGATCGCCGCGGCCGACGAGGTGAGCGGCCGAATGGGATTCATGCCTTGACGCGAGCCTGACTGTGCGGTGAAGCTGTTGCGTATCGCAGATCCGGTTGCGCTCAACGAAACGCAGGGATCCCCATGGTCAAGCCTCCTCGCGTAGTCATCATCGGCGCCGGCGTCGTCGGCAGTGCCCTGGCGGACGAGCTCACCGAGCGCGGCTGGACCGACGTCACCGTGGTCGACCAGGGCCGCCTCTTCACCCCCGGCGGCTCCAGCTCGCACGCCCCGGGCCTGGTCTTCCAGACGAACCCGTCGAAGACCATGACCGAGCTGGCCACCTACACGGTCGAGAAGCTCAGCGGCCTCACCCTCGACGGCCGGTGGTGCTTCCGGCAGGTCGGCGGCCTGGAGGTGGCCACCACCGAGGCCCGCCTGCACGACCTCAAGCGCCGGCACGGCCTGGCCACCTCGTGGGGCGTCGAGGCCGCGCTGCTCGACCCGGACGAGTGCGCCGCCGTGCACCCGCTGCTCGACCCGTCCCGGATCCTCGGCGGATTCCACGTGCCCACCGACGGTCTGGCCAAGGCGGTCCGCGCCGTGGAGGCCCAGGCCCGCCGCGCGATCGAGCGCGGCGCCCGCTTCCTCGGCGGGCACACCGTCACCGGCATCGGGCAGAGCGCCGGCCGGGTCACCGGCGTGGAGACCGATCAGGGTTTCGTCCCGGCCGACATCGTGGTCTGCGCCGCCGGCTTCTGGGGCCCGCGGATCGGGCGGATGGCCGGGCTCACCGTGCCGCTGCTGCCGCTGGCCCACCAGTACGCGAAGACCGGCCCGCTGCCCGCGCTGGCCGGCGTGAACGACCCGGTCCTGGAGGCGACCCGGCCCATCCTGCGCCACCAGGACCGGGATCTCTACTTCCGGGAGCACGGCGACCGCCTCGGCATCGGCTCCTACGGCCACCGCCCGATGCCGGTCCACGACTTCCTCTCCCCGGCCGAGGCGCCGGTCATGCCGAGCGTCCTGCCGTTCACCGCCGACGACTTCGCACCGGCCTGGCGGGACAGCGCCGCCCTGCTGCCGGACCTGGCCGGCGCCACGATCGAGGAGGGGATGAACGGGATCTTCTCGTTCACCACCGACGGCTTCCCGCTGCTCGGCGAACACCGGGAACTGGCCGGATTCTGGGTGGCCGAGGCGGTCTGGGTCACCCACTCGGCCGGTGTGGCGCGGGCCGTCGCCCGATGGCTCGTGGACGGCGACCCCGGCATCGACCTGCACGAGTGCGACCTGCACCGGTTCGAGACGGTGCAGCTGGCGCCCCGCTACATCGAGGAAAGGGCGAAACAGAACTTCATCGAGGTGTACGACGTCGTGCACCCGTTGCAGCCGATGGAGGACCCGCGCCCCCTGCGGACCAGCCCGTTCCACCCACGGCAGCGGGAGCTGGGCGCGGTCTTCCTGGAGGGCGCCGGCTGGGAGCGGCCGCACTGGTAC includes these proteins:
- a CDS encoding GcvT family protein gives rise to the protein MVKPPRVVIIGAGVVGSALADELTERGWTDVTVVDQGRLFTPGGSSSHAPGLVFQTNPSKTMTELATYTVEKLSGLTLDGRWCFRQVGGLEVATTEARLHDLKRRHGLATSWGVEAALLDPDECAAVHPLLDPSRILGGFHVPTDGLAKAVRAVEAQARRAIERGARFLGGHTVTGIGQSAGRVTGVETDQGFVPADIVVCAAGFWGPRIGRMAGLTVPLLPLAHQYAKTGPLPALAGVNDPVLEATRPILRHQDRDLYFREHGDRLGIGSYGHRPMPVHDFLSPAEAPVMPSVLPFTADDFAPAWRDSAALLPDLAGATIEEGMNGIFSFTTDGFPLLGEHRELAGFWVAEAVWVTHSAGVARAVARWLVDGDPGIDLHECDLHRFETVQLAPRYIEERAKQNFIEVYDVVHPLQPMEDPRPLRTSPFHPRQRELGAVFLEGAGWERPHWYASNAPAVTPPRDEWSARYWSPIAATEAAATRERVAMYDMTPLKRFEVSGPGALGFLQRLTTNNLDKSVGSVTYTLMLDFHGGIRSDLTVARLGDQTFQIGANGPLDEDWMRRHLPDSVQLRDITGGTCCIGLWGPRAREVLQPLTDADFSNAGLKYFRARRAYLGEVPVTAMRLSYVGELGWELYTSADLGLKLWDMLWEAGREHGIVAAGRSAFNSLRLEKGYRAWGTDMTTENDPYEAGLAFAVRMDKGDFIGRSALETRPASPDRRLTCLTLDDPAAVVMGKEPVYADGAPAGYVTSASYGYTVGRTVAYAWLPASLSVPGTAVAVEYFGVRLPATVRAEPLFDPKMERIRS
- a CDS encoding IclR family transcriptional regulator, which translates into the protein MSNPEPGPALVQSVDRALSILEILARRRSAGVTEIGRELGVHKSTAFRLLAVLESRGFVEQTQERGTYRLGLGVVRLAGAVAAQLDLSRQGHEVCDRLAADLGETVNIAILDGSRVVNITQSRGAASVTSYNWVGRQTPPHATSSGKVLLAFAPGTVRAAVLAEPLERFTPATVTGATRLTAELDAVRSAGWGSTSEEYEVGLNAVAAPIRGADGSVVAALSVSGPAYRLDRAAFPEVAKRVIAAADEVSGRMGFMP
- a CDS encoding NAD(P)/FAD-dependent oxidoreductase, whose amino-acid sequence is MEKVAIVGASLSGLAAARALRRQSFSGEIILIGAERRHPYDRPPLSKDFLTGACTETDLALDGEDLGIDWRLGVTATRLDPRGRSVHLGDGTEIRADGVVIATGARARKLGRARTLRTLDDAIALREDLRRRPTVVIIGAGFIGAEVASSARSLGCDVTVVEALDTPLAGPLGPEMGAVCAGLHGDHGVRLRTGVPVRGLTGSDRVEAVELADGTRLPADVVVAGIGAVPDVEWLDGSGLAVAGGVVTDAYGATSLPTVVATGDCAVAAGVRNEHWSHAMDHPATAVATLLGGTPPPARQPWFWSDQYGVRIQFAGRREPGDAVRIVEGDPEQRDFLAVYERDGHPVAVLGMNRPKSFTRWRRQVRAVPQEA